A single Gadus macrocephalus chromosome 22, ASM3116895v1 DNA region contains:
- the trib1 gene encoding tribbles homolog 1 isoform X1: MNVQPRSPLRVPGPRVGLKRLDPADDQPVVKCARLSPPELRDAPQRVAVLGTPPGAPAGIPRSPAVPPVPHQGPSRIGPFLLLPLAERDGVHSALNTDTGDELVCKVFDMGVYQEKVRAYSALPPHHNVAAVRDIVLGERRAYVFRDKEHGDLHGLVKGCRRLDEEHARRLFRQVARAVAHCHRHGVVLGDLKLRKFVFADEKRSKVKLESLEDCHVLEDPQRDAMSDTHGCPAYVSPEILSGSAPYSGKMADMWSLGVMLYTMLVGRYPFHDPDPATLFSKIRRGQCCLPEGLSPGAKCLLQSLLRKEPAERLTASELLAHPWFRHPPASQEAASGEQEVSSADQAVPSFDVKDDDDLFC, translated from the exons ATGAACGTGCAGCCGAGGAGCCCCTTGCGCGTCCCCGGTCCTCGGGTGGGACTCAAGAGGCTCGACCCCGCGGACGACCAGCCTGTGGTCAAATGCGCAAGGCTGAGCCCCCCTGAGCTGCGGGACGCCCCGCAGCGGGTCGCGGTGCTGGGGACCCCTCCAGGGGCCCCCGCCGGGATCCCCAGATCCCCCGCCGTCCCCCCTGTTCCCCACCAGGGACCCTCCAGGATAGGGCCGTTCCTGCTGCTACCTCTGGCCGAGCGGGATGGCGTACACAGCGCGCTGAACACCGACACTGGGGACGAGCTGGTGTGCAAG gtGTTTGACATGGGGGTGTACCAGGAGAAGGTCCGGGCCTACAGCGCTCTGCCGCCCCACCACAACGTTGCGGCGGTGCGGGACATCGTGCTGGGCGAGCGCCGGGCCTACGTCTTCCGGGACAAGGAGCACGGTGACCTCCACGGTCTGGTGAAGGGCTGCCGGCGCCTTGACGAGGAACACGCCCGCAGGCTCTTCAGGCAGGTGGCGCGCGCCGTGGCGCACTGCCACCGCCACGGCGTCGTGCTCGGAGACCTCAAGCTGCGCAAGTTCGTCTTCGCcgacgagaagag GAGCAAGGTGAAACTGGAGAGTCTGGAGGACTGCCACGTGCTGGAGGACCCGCAGCGCGACGCCATGTCCGACACCCACGGGTGCCCCGCCTACGTCAGCCCCGAGATCCTCAGCGGCTCCGCGCCTTACTCCGGCAAGATGGCAGACATGTGGAGCCTGGGGGTGATGCTGTACACCATGCTGGTGGGCCGCTACCCCTTCCACGACCCGGACCCCGCCACCCTCTTCTCTAAGATCCGCCGAGGCCAGTGCTGCCTGCCAGAGGGCCTCTCGCCGGGGGCCAAGTGTCTCCTGCAGAGCCTGCTGAGGAAGGAGCCTGCAGAGAGACTGACCGCCTCCGAGCTGCTCGCTCACCCCTGGTTCCGCCATCCACCGGCATCGCAGGAAGCGGCGTCGGGcgaacaggaagtgagctcgGCCGATCAGGCAGTTCCGTCGTTTGACGTCAAAGACGACGACGATTTGTTTTGCTGA
- the trib1 gene encoding tribbles homolog 1 isoform X2, whose translation MGVYQEKVRAYSALPPHHNVAAVRDIVLGERRAYVFRDKEHGDLHGLVKGCRRLDEEHARRLFRQVARAVAHCHRHGVVLGDLKLRKFVFADEKRSKVKLESLEDCHVLEDPQRDAMSDTHGCPAYVSPEILSGSAPYSGKMADMWSLGVMLYTMLVGRYPFHDPDPATLFSKIRRGQCCLPEGLSPGAKCLLQSLLRKEPAERLTASELLAHPWFRHPPASQEAASGEQEVSSADQAVPSFDVKDDDDLFC comes from the exons ATGGGGGTGTACCAGGAGAAGGTCCGGGCCTACAGCGCTCTGCCGCCCCACCACAACGTTGCGGCGGTGCGGGACATCGTGCTGGGCGAGCGCCGGGCCTACGTCTTCCGGGACAAGGAGCACGGTGACCTCCACGGTCTGGTGAAGGGCTGCCGGCGCCTTGACGAGGAACACGCCCGCAGGCTCTTCAGGCAGGTGGCGCGCGCCGTGGCGCACTGCCACCGCCACGGCGTCGTGCTCGGAGACCTCAAGCTGCGCAAGTTCGTCTTCGCcgacgagaagag GAGCAAGGTGAAACTGGAGAGTCTGGAGGACTGCCACGTGCTGGAGGACCCGCAGCGCGACGCCATGTCCGACACCCACGGGTGCCCCGCCTACGTCAGCCCCGAGATCCTCAGCGGCTCCGCGCCTTACTCCGGCAAGATGGCAGACATGTGGAGCCTGGGGGTGATGCTGTACACCATGCTGGTGGGCCGCTACCCCTTCCACGACCCGGACCCCGCCACCCTCTTCTCTAAGATCCGCCGAGGCCAGTGCTGCCTGCCAGAGGGCCTCTCGCCGGGGGCCAAGTGTCTCCTGCAGAGCCTGCTGAGGAAGGAGCCTGCAGAGAGACTGACCGCCTCCGAGCTGCTCGCTCACCCCTGGTTCCGCCATCCACCGGCATCGCAGGAAGCGGCGTCGGGcgaacaggaagtgagctcgGCCGATCAGGCAGTTCCGTCGTTTGACGTCAAAGACGACGACGATTTGTTTTGCTGA